The proteins below come from a single Balaenoptera acutorostrata chromosome 2, mBalAcu1.1, whole genome shotgun sequence genomic window:
- the LOC130706484 gene encoding LOW QUALITY PROTEIN: protein FAM170A-like (The sequence of the model RefSeq protein was modified relative to this genomic sequence to represent the inferred CDS: inserted 1 base in 1 codon) — MRRRQKRKHLESEESQETAEKGGGIWRLHRDTPRPRAPLARVQEEGETAPPPQCVAFSSPSFSKTSLYTNKEERGMKIYYMRVKTIKGVAVSWETEKPLGLLEKRLRIEEVTLPEDVRVGSPRSAVSTRNRLSDSEPTGEEKECEERAEPYSPSGSAAVQERPRAKTPDWLVTMEAGFRCMACCRVFPTLEILRQHVRYGVQEGFSCHVFHLTMAQMMGDVESESTTEEEVEEEXEEEEKQGAKENEEEQPTGEDLSPRRPWSQCPGCVLHSPKERK; from the exons G gaatcTGGAGATTACATCGAGACACTCCCCGGCCTAGAGCACCCCTAGCCCGGGTTCAGGAAGAAGGGGAGACCGCTCCCCCACCACAGTGTGTCGCCTTCTCATCCCCTTCATTCAGTAAGACCTCTCTGTAtacaaacaaagaggaaagaggcatgaAAATATACTACATGCGGGTGAAAACGATCAAGGGTGTAGCTGTCtcctgggagacagagaaacCCTTGGGGTTGCTAGAAAAGCGGCTGAGGATAGAAGAAGTGACCCTTCCTGAGGATGTGCGTGTAGGTTCTCCCCGCTCTGCTGTGTCCACCAGAAACCGCCTGTCTGACAGTGAGCCCACTGGGGAGGAGAAAGAGTGTGAGGAAAGGGCAGAGCCATACAGCCCATCAGGGTCAGCTGCAGTCCAGGAGAGACCCAGGGCCAAGACACCGGACTGGCTGGTGACCATGGAGGCCGGCTTCAGGTGCATGGCCTGCTGCCGGGTGTTCCCCACCTTGGAGATCCTCCGGCAGCACGTGCGGTACGGCGTCCAGGAGGGCTTCAGCTGCCATGTCTTTCATCTCACCATGGCCCAGATGATGGGCGATGTGGAATCCGAGAGCACCaccgaggaggaggtggaggagg gagaggaggaggagaagcaaggagcaaaggagaatgaggaggagcAGCCCACGGGGGAAGACCTCAGCCCGAGGAGACCGTGGAGCCAATGTCCAGGCTGCGTGTTACATTCTCCGAAGGAGAGGaagtga